Within the Salinimonas marina genome, the region CGCGAGGGTTTTCTCAGCGCACATAAAGCGGTTTTAACAAGGCGGGTGGTAAACCCGGGTAGGCATCTCGGGAGGTAGGCTGCATTCGAACAGGTTAAAAGCAGCATCGTTCTGTTTTGTCAGTTTTTGACAGGATTGCTGTGGGGAAATATATAGGGTAGCGGTAATGTGGCGCTAAGGCGCCACCTGCTTTAAAGGCTCACACAGATGCTTCAATTCCCGCTCATAGAATGCTTCGGTGGCGGGCAGCTGGTCGCGAATGTTGTCTCTTATGGCATCCAGCATAACGGCAAAGCCCGGCTTCATACTGCTGATTAGCAATTCGCGATTGATATAATATGGCGCGCGCTTGCCATGATAATCCACCACCGGGCCTATTTGCTCAAACTTAATGCCTACAAAGCTCATACTGCGCGCCAGCCTGGGTTCCATCATCACAAAAGCATGCGATATATTGGCCTCAATGGCCGTCGCCGCGGCAGCAAAATATAAGCCTATGGCGATAAATGGAAAGCAGCGTAACTCGGTTTCGGAATACGCTTGCTGGTTAATCACACCGGTGGCCGCACCTGCAAACCTATCCATTTGTCGGCGCCGAAACTGGGCGGGGACGGCTAAGCGTGAAAT harbors:
- a CDS encoding PEP-CTERM/exosortase system-associated acyltransferase, which encodes MTNKKTMMSNLTRRVSKSKLGKLFKGYQQLREAHYISSHFSTYLTPELASSHELRDEVFRIRHKVYCEELKFEPIAADGLEIDEFDQFSRHCLIRHLNSNELAGTVRIVRPLQDHEQLPIEKYCLNSITRQDLNPRNFDRKEICEISRLAVPAQFRRRQMDRFAGAATGVINQQAYSETELRCFPFIAIGLYFAAAATAIEANISHAFVMMEPRLARSMSFVGIKFEQIGPVVDYHGKRAPYYINRELLISSMKPGFAVMLDAIRDNIRDQLPATEAFYERELKHLCEPLKQVAP